The Actinomycetota bacterium genome window below encodes:
- a CDS encoding ribbon-helix-helix protein, CopG family produces MNGHLPHPPRSRAMRHRRSDARRVCSRLGARRGRFGTVTRPPRGGLPPNGRSCYITGIHHADVWESVGFCLEAGGTMGRMVRKQFCIDDELDAQLAETALKLGVSQGEVVRQALRHEFERGVVDARRAAWERSKKRLLERAALGSVPGGRTWTREDAYDDDE; encoded by the coding sequence ATGAACGGACATCTTCCTCACCCTCCCCGCTCGCGAGCCATGCGGCACCGGCGTTCCGATGCCCGTAGAGTATGTTCCCGCCTCGGCGCCCGCCGAGGCCGGTTCGGCACCGTGACGCGCCCGCCACGAGGAGGACTTCCGCCGAACGGTCGCTCGTGTTACATAACGGGTATACATCACGCGGACGTTTGGGAATCGGTCGGGTTCTGTTTGGAGGCGGGTGGCACGATGGGGCGCATGGTGAGGAAGCAGTTCTGCATCGACGACGAACTCGACGCGCAGTTGGCCGAGACGGCACTCAAGCTGGGCGTGTCGCAGGGCGAGGTCGTGCGGCAGGCGCTGCGCCACGAGTTCGAGCGGGGCGTCGTCGACGCGCGCCGGGCCGCGTGGGAACGCTCGAAGAAGCGACTCTTGGAGCGTGCGGCGCTCGGCTCGGTCCCCGGCGGCCGCACTTGGACGAGGGAAGATGCATACGACGATGACGAGTAG
- a CDS encoding PIN domain-containing protein, translated as MTSRFLIDTNVLVYSIDPAEPVKRERAISVLDGLATPDAACVSTQSLGEFFRVSTVRVANPLSEDEAAGYLREWQEAWPVLGTSALTLIEQVRGRLRHRMSWWDAQQWAIARVNHVPMILSEDFTDGQTIEGVTFVDPFADGFDVGALAE; from the coding sequence ATGACGAGTAGATTCCTGATCGACACGAACGTCCTCGTCTACAGCATCGACCCCGCCGAGCCGGTGAAGCGCGAGCGTGCGATATCCGTCCTCGATGGACTCGCGACCCCCGATGCAGCCTGTGTGTCGACACAGTCCCTCGGCGAGTTCTTCCGAGTCTCGACGGTACGCGTCGCCAACCCATTGAGCGAAGACGAAGCCGCCGGATACCTGCGGGAATGGCAGGAGGCGTGGCCGGTGCTCGGTACGAGCGCGCTGACGCTGATCGAGCAGGTCCGCGGCCGGTTGCGGCACCGGATGTCGTGGTGGGACGCGCAGCAGTGGGCGATCGCGCGGGTGAACCACGTGCCGATGATCCTGTCGGAGGACTTCACCGACGGGCAGACGATCGAGGGCGTGACGTTCGTGGACCCGTTCGCGGACGGGTTCGACGTGGGGGCGCTGGCGGAGTAG